Proteins found in one Corynebacterium sanguinis genomic segment:
- a CDS encoding AraC family transcriptional regulator: MSGVFYCDTTARGDWGLRMPVDPQCLSFHVVTEGSCWLISDGIPKLQLREGDVALVQLGREHMLSASPDRTVAPRVDQLPQRYLSENYSIVNVGCDGSFTRLLCGMVSFDAPDVHNIVQALPPVVSARGMNLNDASSVVKLVGLLADELSADRLGGEAVAVRLADIIVVQIIRKWFYEESSFEPGLIAGLADPAIGRVLHAIHDEPEKPWAIADMVKISAMSRTSFIEKFREVVGVAPAAYVTNWRMEVAKTRLIETNEPIAVVGSSVSYSSESAFSKAFARSVGISPSAFRQAALRRQAN, translated from the coding sequence ATGAGCGGTGTGTTCTACTGCGATACGACTGCCCGCGGTGATTGGGGTCTGCGGATGCCAGTTGATCCCCAATGTCTGAGTTTTCATGTGGTCACCGAGGGCTCATGCTGGTTGATTTCGGACGGCATACCGAAGCTCCAACTCCGGGAAGGGGATGTTGCTCTCGTGCAGCTCGGAAGGGAGCACATGCTCTCCGCCAGCCCGGATAGAACGGTAGCTCCCCGGGTCGATCAATTGCCCCAGAGGTATCTCAGCGAGAACTACTCAATCGTCAACGTAGGTTGCGACGGATCATTCACACGGTTGCTCTGCGGGATGGTGAGTTTTGACGCTCCAGATGTTCACAACATCGTGCAAGCCCTTCCCCCTGTGGTCTCCGCAAGAGGTATGAATTTGAACGACGCTTCGTCCGTCGTGAAGCTAGTCGGCCTCTTGGCAGACGAACTTTCCGCAGACAGGTTGGGTGGGGAGGCCGTAGCGGTTCGGCTGGCCGACATCATCGTGGTGCAGATCATTCGAAAATGGTTCTACGAGGAAAGCTCCTTCGAACCTGGGCTCATCGCGGGATTAGCTGATCCTGCGATCGGGAGAGTCCTACACGCAATCCATGATGAGCCAGAAAAACCGTGGGCGATCGCAGATATGGTAAAAATTTCCGCCATGTCACGCACATCGTTTATCGAGAAGTTCCGCGAGGTCGTCGGAGTAGCGCCGGCAGCGTACGTGACGAACTGGCGCATGGAGGTCGCAAAAACCCGGTTGATTGAGACCAACGAGCCGATCGCAGTAGTTGGTTCTTCGGTGTCGTATTCTTCCGAATCCGCCTTCTCCAAAGCGTTCGCCCGCAGCGTCGGGATCTCACCCAGCGCCTTCAGGCAGGCAGCGCTTCGTCGTCAAGCAAACTAG